Proteins from a single region of Fibrobacter sp. UWH6:
- the tatC gene encoding twin-arginine translocase subunit TatC produces the protein MKKEDQEQTLVSHLEALRTALIHCFVALGIGIIPMFLLSSYILDWFSAELVAQSGATLHYFSPMEVFLLQLKIAALTDCVVCSPYIAWNLWKFILPGLYENERKFVRSIVWITSGLFISGVVFCLGICFPLVVRFGMSFESETLQPIFGVENIVTLALWLSLAFGCMFQFPLVTYALIRSGVVYYETVCHARPYVVVGILVLAALLTPPDIISQLILGAPTYLLFEAGLFAARKYKGEQFKECGEENSPVRVEPKTQKSRSTQDSATQKSANKDSQDDVDFTKPTSPYQVGTERNANDWKPF, from the coding sequence ATGAAAAAAGAAGATCAGGAACAGACGTTGGTCTCTCACTTGGAGGCCTTGCGTACGGCGCTGATTCACTGTTTTGTGGCGCTAGGCATCGGGATTATCCCGATGTTTTTGTTGTCGTCCTATATTCTTGACTGGTTCAGCGCGGAGCTTGTTGCTCAGAGCGGCGCGACTCTTCATTATTTCTCACCCATGGAAGTATTCTTGCTGCAGTTGAAAATTGCGGCACTGACGGATTGCGTTGTCTGTTCTCCTTACATTGCCTGGAATCTTTGGAAATTTATACTGCCAGGTCTCTATGAAAATGAACGAAAATTTGTTCGTTCCATTGTGTGGATTACTAGCGGACTTTTTATTTCAGGTGTCGTGTTCTGCCTGGGAATTTGCTTTCCGCTGGTGGTGCGTTTCGGTATGAGTTTTGAAAGCGAAACTCTACAGCCAATTTTTGGAGTAGAAAATATCGTTACATTGGCACTGTGGCTGTCGCTAGCTTTTGGTTGTATGTTCCAGTTCCCGCTGGTGACTTACGCTCTGATTCGCTCTGGCGTTGTTTATTACGAAACAGTCTGTCACGCACGCCCTTATGTGGTGGTGGGCATCCTTGTGTTGGCCGCTTTGCTGACTCCGCCGGATATTATCAGCCAGCTGATTCTGGGTGCTCCTACCTATTTACTTTTTGAAGCAGGCTTGTTTGCCGCACGAAAGTATAAAGGTGAGCAGTTCAAGGAGTGTGGCGAAGAGAATTCTCCCGTTCGCGTGGAACCGAAAACTCAGAAATCGCGCAGCACCCAAGATTCCGCGACGCAGAAATCTGCAAATAAAGATTCCCAAGACGATGTGGATTTTACAAAACCGACTTCTCCGTATCAAGTTGGAACTGAGCGGAACGCCAACGACTGGAAACCATTTTAA
- a CDS encoding twin-arginine translocase TatA/TatE family subunit translates to MSLGIPEIILIVVVVLLLFGGKRIPELARSLGRAQHEYKKAKDALKEEAEDLQKTVEKVGEAEAKKEQG, encoded by the coding sequence ATGTCTCTTGGAATTCCAGAAATCATCCTGATTGTTGTTGTGGTTTTGCTGCTGTTCGGTGGCAAGCGCATTCCTGAACTGGCCCGCTCTCTTGGCCGTGCCCAGCACGAATACAAGAAGGCAAAGGACGCCCTGAAGGAAGAAGCAGAAGACCTGCAGAAGACTGTCGAAAAAGTCGGCGAAGCTGAAGCGAAAAAGGAACAGGGCTAA
- a CDS encoding DUF362 domain-containing protein: MDRRDFLKASAGAVAVAGLASAANAANAAPAKNSKEDKVSTVYFTKDLSAAGVLKLYEKVKQNISGKVAIKLHTGEPNGPNIIPREWDEALQKAIPDSTIVETNTLYQGGRYTTADHRKALEVNGFTKFTVVDIMDEDGETPIPVKDGYWLKELHVGKHMLNYDSMVVFTHFKGHAMGGFGGSMKNIAIGCAGGQIGKREVHLNTSDVNASADWIMGAKFMELMGDSAKATCDHFKGKMCFINVLRRMSVDCDCAGTSAAEPTCRDIGILASTDILAVDQASIDMVYKLPPKELADLKERIESREGLHQLDAMEHHKMGSRKYKLVEVL, encoded by the coding sequence ATGGATCGTCGTGATTTTCTGAAGGCTTCTGCAGGTGCCGTTGCTGTAGCTGGTCTTGCAAGTGCTGCAAACGCCGCTAACGCTGCTCCTGCAAAAAACTCCAAGGAGGACAAGGTGTCTACCGTCTATTTTACCAAGGATCTCAGTGCCGCTGGCGTTCTGAAACTTTACGAAAAGGTGAAACAGAACATCTCTGGCAAGGTGGCCATCAAGCTCCACACTGGCGAACCCAACGGCCCGAACATTATTCCCCGCGAATGGGATGAAGCCTTGCAGAAGGCTATTCCCGACAGCACCATCGTAGAGACCAACACCCTGTATCAGGGCGGCCGCTATACTACCGCAGATCACCGCAAGGCTCTCGAAGTCAATGGCTTTACCAAGTTCACGGTCGTCGACATTATGGACGAAGACGGCGAAACTCCTATTCCGGTGAAGGACGGCTATTGGCTGAAGGAACTGCATGTAGGTAAGCACATGCTGAACTACGATTCTATGGTGGTATTTACCCACTTCAAGGGTCACGCCATGGGTGGTTTCGGCGGTTCCATGAAAAACATTGCTATCGGCTGTGCCGGCGGTCAGATTGGCAAGCGTGAAGTCCACCTGAATACTTCCGACGTGAACGCCTCTGCCGACTGGATTATGGGCGCCAAGTTCATGGAACTGATGGGCGACTCCGCCAAGGCAACCTGCGATCATTTCAAGGGCAAAATGTGCTTCATCAACGTGTTACGCCGTATGTCCGTGGACTGCGACTGCGCCGGTACAAGCGCCGCAGAACCCACCTGCCGTGACATCGGTATCCTTGCATCTACCGATATTCTTGCTGTGGACCAGGCTAGCATCGATATGGTCTATAAACTTCCGCCTAAGGAACTTGCTGACCTGAAGGAACGCATCGAGTCCCGCGAAGGCTTGCATCAGCTTGACGCCATGGAACACCATAAGATGGGTTCCCGCAAGTACAAACTGGTGGAAGTTTTGTAA
- a CDS encoding DUF362 domain-containing protein has product MDRRDFIKTVGSAALISAMATPVFGKPKNQEVKEAGKDVSNVYFTKDLSAEGLIKLYNKVNQNISGKVAIKVHTGEKNGPNILPREWVKAVQALIPNSNIVETNTYYHPSDRDTTEKHRETLKVNGWTFCPVDIMDEEGTVMLPVPGGKHFKEMSMGGHIVNYDSMVVLTHFKGHTMGGFGGSLKNIAIGCADANVGKKMIHEKMEDPDYNAKPELYPKWSNSGKRFMEAMAESGKATVNHFKGKMCFINVLRRMSVDCDCAGVGAAEPTCRDIGILASTDILAVDQASVDMVYKLPIGELKDIKERIETREGLHQLPAMEALKMGNRKYRIIEF; this is encoded by the coding sequence ATGGACCGTCGTGATTTTATAAAGACTGTAGGTTCCGCTGCACTCATTAGCGCCATGGCTACACCCGTTTTTGGTAAGCCCAAGAATCAGGAAGTAAAGGAAGCGGGCAAGGATGTTTCCAACGTCTACTTCACCAAGGATCTTTCTGCTGAAGGTCTAATCAAACTTTATAACAAGGTGAACCAGAACATTTCCGGTAAGGTGGCCATCAAGGTTCACACCGGCGAAAAGAATGGCCCCAACATTTTGCCCCGCGAATGGGTGAAGGCTGTGCAGGCCCTGATTCCCAATTCCAACATTGTGGAAACCAACACCTACTACCATCCCAGCGACCGCGATACTACCGAAAAGCATCGCGAAACCTTGAAGGTAAACGGCTGGACTTTCTGCCCCGTGGACATCATGGACGAAGAAGGTACGGTGATGCTCCCTGTTCCTGGCGGCAAGCACTTTAAGGAAATGAGCATGGGCGGCCACATCGTGAATTACGATTCCATGGTGGTGCTGACACACTTCAAGGGCCATACCATGGGCGGTTTCGGCGGTTCCCTCAAGAACATCGCCATCGGCTGTGCCGACGCCAATGTGGGCAAGAAGATGATTCACGAAAAGATGGAAGATCCGGATTATAATGCAAAGCCGGAACTTTACCCCAAGTGGAGCAATAGCGGCAAGCGCTTCATGGAAGCCATGGCTGAATCCGGCAAGGCAACCGTCAATCACTTTAAGGGCAAGATGTGCTTTATCAATGTGCTGCGCCGTATGTCCGTGGACTGCGACTGTGCTGGCGTTGGCGCTGCCGAACCCACCTGCCGTGACATCGGTATCCTTGCTTCCACCGATATTCTCGCTGTGGACCAGGCCAGCGTAGACATGGTTTACAAGCTGCCCATTGGCGAACTGAAGGATATCAAGGAACGTATCGAAACTCGCGAAGGCCTGCATCAGCTCCCTGCCATGGAAGCTCTGAAGATGGGCAACCGCAAGTATCGTATTATTGAATTCTAA
- the larB gene encoding nickel pincer cofactor biosynthesis protein LarB — translation MKDEKFDDIGFAKLDVSRENRTGTSEAIFCPGKTKEQLLKILETFAKNGCSVLGTKCTREQADFVQEMLNGASGKSGATNAPAIRYDETSRILTMKVKRTAKRSANAKVARAGRSLKDSVAVCCAGTADLPIAEEAAQTAEFFGAKVERHFDVGIAGLHRLLSKMDEIRKADVVIAVAGMEGALAGVIAGLTKAPVIAVPTSVGYGASFNGLSPLLTMLNTCAEGVSVVNIDNGYGAAVSAVRMLRIKK, via the coding sequence ATGAAAGATGAAAAGTTTGACGATATCGGTTTTGCAAAGCTGGATGTAAGCCGCGAGAACCGAACCGGCACCAGCGAGGCCATTTTCTGCCCCGGCAAGACCAAGGAACAACTGTTAAAGATTCTTGAAACCTTCGCCAAAAACGGGTGTTCTGTACTGGGGACAAAATGCACTAGGGAACAAGCTGATTTTGTACAAGAAATGTTGAATGGCGCATCTGGTAAAAGCGGGGCCACGAACGCACCGGCAATTCGTTACGACGAGACTTCCAGAATCTTGACCATGAAGGTTAAGAGGACCGCAAAAAGATCTGCGAATGCGAAAGTCGCGAGAGCAGGCCGTTCACTTAAAGATTCCGTAGCCGTATGTTGTGCAGGAACCGCCGACTTGCCCATCGCCGAAGAAGCCGCCCAGACCGCAGAATTTTTCGGAGCCAAGGTTGAGCGCCACTTTGACGTAGGCATCGCAGGCCTTCACCGACTTCTTTCAAAGATGGATGAAATCCGCAAGGCCGATGTCGTTATTGCTGTTGCAGGCATGGAAGGCGCATTGGCAGGCGTTATCGCAGGACTTACAAAAGCCCCCGTGATTGCAGTCCCAACCTCTGTTGGCTACGGAGCATCCTTCAACGGACTGAGCCCGCTTTTGACCATGCTGAACACCTGCGCGGAAGGGGTTTCCGTAGTGAACATCGACAACGGTTATGGCGCCGCCGTCAGTGCAGTGAGAATGTTACGCATCAAAAAGTAA
- the larC gene encoding nickel pincer cofactor biosynthesis protein LarC has protein sequence MKYLYLDGSCGISGNMTVAALLDLGASRERLEDAIHAMHLEGMHCHIERGNSYSIAGMNFDVHVHTHHGEESADHVDAHEEGYVEYHHEHNHEHHHDHCEGHHHEHGHHHEHRHLAEVYHILEHAAGHCAEHNPAAPAFSSNALDTAKKIFRIIAEAEAKAHGVAVEEVHFHEVGAIDSIVDIMAVAVLVDDLREKFGIEKCVVTGLNEGSGFVQTQHGMLPIPVPAVASIAEAAGIALHVTDTKGEMVTPTGIGIVAALRTSEKLPEQYKILKTGIGLGKRDFGRANFLRAQIIEDVEVRAAGCENIFMIECNIDDQSPEELGLALEKIFESGARDVHYVPCYMKKNRPAVILRVLADEEKLPQIETAIFRHTTTVGLRRYPVSRTCMNRSFADIATPYGTVTVKKCELGDIVKYKPEFDSVKKVADQAGVTYREVSDAAKANAKF, from the coding sequence ATGAAATATCTTTATCTTGATGGATCTTGTGGTATCAGCGGAAACATGACTGTTGCCGCCTTGCTAGACTTAGGCGCATCCCGCGAAAGGCTTGAAGATGCAATTCACGCCATGCACCTGGAAGGAATGCATTGTCATATTGAAAGAGGCAATTCCTACAGCATCGCAGGGATGAACTTTGACGTTCATGTCCACACCCATCACGGTGAAGAAAGCGCAGACCATGTGGACGCTCACGAAGAAGGTTACGTGGAATATCACCACGAGCATAATCACGAGCACCATCATGATCATTGCGAAGGGCATCATCACGAACATGGTCACCACCATGAGCACCGCCACCTGGCAGAAGTTTACCACATTCTAGAACATGCCGCCGGACATTGCGCAGAACACAATCCTGCCGCACCCGCATTTTCTAGCAACGCCCTGGATACCGCCAAGAAAATTTTCCGCATTATCGCAGAAGCCGAAGCAAAGGCCCACGGCGTCGCTGTTGAAGAGGTCCACTTCCACGAAGTTGGCGCCATTGATTCCATCGTCGACATTATGGCGGTGGCCGTTCTTGTTGACGACCTGCGAGAAAAATTCGGCATCGAAAAGTGCGTGGTGACAGGGCTTAACGAAGGCTCCGGATTTGTGCAGACTCAGCACGGAATGCTTCCCATTCCCGTTCCCGCCGTTGCAAGTATCGCAGAGGCCGCAGGCATCGCCCTGCACGTTACCGATACCAAGGGCGAAATGGTCACCCCTACAGGCATTGGCATCGTAGCCGCACTACGCACCAGCGAAAAACTTCCGGAGCAGTACAAAATTTTAAAGACAGGCATCGGCCTTGGAAAGCGAGATTTCGGAAGAGCCAATTTCTTGCGGGCACAGATTATTGAAGATGTTGAAGTTCGCGCCGCAGGTTGCGAAAATATTTTCATGATCGAATGTAACATCGATGATCAAAGTCCCGAGGAATTGGGGCTTGCCTTGGAAAAGATTTTTGAATCCGGTGCAAGAGACGTTCATTACGTTCCCTGCTACATGAAGAAGAACCGCCCCGCAGTGATCCTGCGAGTTCTTGCCGACGAAGAAAAGTTACCGCAAATTGAAACCGCAATTTTCCGCCACACAACGACGGTTGGCCTCAGGCGTTATCCCGTAAGCCGCACTTGCATGAACCGCAGTTTCGCTGACATTGCAACACCTTACGGAACCGTCACCGTCAAGAAATGTGAGCTGGGCGACATTGTGAAGTACAAGCCGGAGTTCGATAGCGTCAAGAAAGTTGCAGACCAAGCAGGCGTCACCTACCGCGAAGTTTCCGACGCCGCCAAGGCAAACGCAAAATTCTAA
- the larE gene encoding ATP-dependent sacrificial sulfur transferase LarE, with product MNLQEKKERLQEILRSYGKVAIAYSSGVDSTFLLKVAHDTLGDNAIAITVKSLLVSAAEMDEAEAFCKRENIRHQFIIHDEMSVPGFAENPPNRCYICKRQIFSSIQATVRDEFVVCEGSNKDDEGDYRPGMKAIAELSVKSPLREAGLTKAEIRELSRELSLPTASKPSFACLASRIPYGQIITRQKLQLVETAEKFLQDLGFVQYRVRCREASPATSLTASIELLPEQFNLFKTNQELIIQTLKNLGFAEVRLDEKGYRTGSLNEALGIKHPVP from the coding sequence ATGAATCTACAAGAAAAGAAAGAACGTCTTCAGGAAATTCTCCGCAGCTATGGCAAGGTGGCCATCGCCTATTCCAGCGGCGTAGATTCTACGTTCCTTCTAAAAGTAGCTCACGATACCTTAGGCGATAACGCCATCGCCATTACGGTAAAGTCCCTCCTGGTTTCCGCGGCGGAAATGGACGAAGCGGAAGCATTCTGCAAACGCGAAAATATTCGCCACCAATTCATCATTCACGACGAAATGTCCGTGCCAGGATTCGCAGAAAATCCACCTAACCGCTGCTATATCTGCAAAAGGCAAATTTTCTCATCCATTCAAGCCACCGTGCGAGATGAGTTCGTCGTCTGCGAAGGCAGCAATAAGGACGACGAAGGGGATTACCGCCCCGGCATGAAAGCCATCGCAGAACTTTCCGTCAAGAGTCCCCTGCGAGAAGCCGGACTCACTAAGGCTGAGATCCGCGAACTTTCCCGGGAACTCAGCCTCCCCACCGCAAGCAAGCCCTCATTCGCCTGCCTCGCCAGCCGCATACCCTACGGTCAGATCATTACAAGACAAAAATTGCAGTTGGTCGAAACCGCCGAAAAATTCCTGCAGGATTTAGGTTTCGTGCAATACAGAGTGCGCTGCCGCGAGGCCTCCCCCGCAACCTCCCTTACTGCTTCCATCGAACTTCTCCCCGAGCAATTCAATCTGTTTAAAACAAATCAAGAACTTATCATCCAGACTCTCAAAAACCTCGGCTTCGCAGAAGTTCGTCTCGACGAAAAAGGCTACCGCACCGGCAGCCTGAATGAAGCTCTAGGAATTAAGCACCCAGTCCCATAA
- a CDS encoding DUF3791 domain-containing protein: protein MCTAKELEFSVFVIHKLASAWGKTPAEVYAVLNDTKILDDYLIPCYDTLHTMGSEAVTAELTDFARERGVAV from the coding sequence ATGTGTACCGCAAAGGAACTAGAATTCTCTGTTTTTGTCATTCATAAGTTGGCCTCTGCCTGGGGAAAAACTCCAGCGGAGGTTTATGCAGTTTTGAACGATACGAAAATTCTAGACGACTATTTAATCCCCTGTTACGACACATTACACACGATGGGATCCGAAGCTGTCACGGCTGAACTGACAGACTTTGCTCGTGAACGCGGGGTTGCCGTATGA
- a CDS encoding DUF3990 domain-containing protein — translation MIVYHGSTKIIEKPQIGFSKKYLDFGEGFYVTTFQKQAEKWAKRKALRYGEKAFVNVYDMSESFEPLKSLNFDSADEKWLDFVCACRRGENLNQTFDIICGNVADDDVFKTIDMYFRGLWDKEKTLAELRYFQQNNQICFVTQLAIDSLLKFNRSYEVKVDG, via the coding sequence ATGATAGTCTATCATGGTTCCACAAAAATCATTGAAAAACCGCAAATCGGTTTTTCTAAAAAATATCTTGATTTCGGCGAAGGGTTTTATGTCACCACATTTCAGAAACAAGCCGAAAAATGGGCAAAGCGCAAGGCTCTTCGTTATGGTGAAAAAGCTTTCGTAAACGTCTATGACATGAGTGAATCTTTTGAACCTTTAAAAAGCCTAAACTTTGATTCCGCTGATGAAAAGTGGCTAGATTTCGTTTGCGCCTGTCGCCGTGGTGAAAATCTTAATCAGACTTTTGACATCATTTGCGGGAATGTGGCTGACGATGATGTGTTCAAGACGATTGACATGTACTTTCGTGGTCTATGGGACAAAGAAAAAACTTTAGCCGAGCTTCGCTATTTTCAACAAAACAACCAGATCTGTTTTGTGACACAGCTTGCAATTGATTCTCTTTTAAAATTCAATCGAAGCTATGAGGTAAAAGTAGATGGATAA
- the ileS gene encoding isoleucine--tRNA ligase — MAKLFREVQKEETFPQIEERVLGLWDKDDSFKKSLDSRPETAPYTFYDGPPFATGLPHYGHLLAGTIKDIVPRYWTMKGKKVPRGFGWDCHGLPIESLVQNELGLAGVAEIQNLGVDKFNETCRSKVLKYTGEWRKTVRRMGRWVDFDKGYKTMDKNFMESVWWVFKQCFDKGLIYQGYRIQPYSPALATPLSNFETNQGYKDRQDPSLTLIFPLVSDDAKFAGSNILVWTTTPWTLPSNFAIAVKADAEYVCVEQDGKKFWVMGTRAGAYFKQPNIVDKCMGSDLAGLKYEALFHISDAYATAEELAKRYTIYVADFVSDEDGAGAVHIAPSFGEEDFQLGASLGLGLFDPLDTEGKFTDKVPMWKGLGAKEADKSIIAYLKEQGRVFKHETFVHSYPHCWRTGVPLLYRALKTWFLKIDGEVTNAEGVTKTLKEWMVENNQTVNWVPDHIKSGRFGKWIANARDWNLSRNRFWGTPIPVWIADDGEMIAVGSIKELADLTGETLDDLHKHFVDKIVIKKDGKEFKRTPEVFDCWFESGSMPYASRHYPFENKELVEKSFPADFIAEGLDQTRGWFYTLTVLSNALFQKPAFKNVIVNGIILAEDGSKMSKSKKNYPDPNELIERTGADAIRLFLINSAALKAEDLRFSEEGVKGIVKQVMLPLWNAVSFFVSNHNADAAKGQLNWNPGEVVKSENELDRWMLATLQDLAAKVEVEMKAYRLYNVVPAIIAAVDDLTNWYVRRSRRRFWKSENDGDKNAAYATMYKVLVDFSKILAPFLPLLAEEIYQILVREVDANAPVSVHLCEFPSADESLKDEALVQRIAMVRGMVEMGRAIRATNNVKNRMPIASMTVVPHGAVEKDVAETMKDLILEELNVREMKFLEDETVLVKLSAKPNFLGIKAKGPEYAKNMKVISAKLNSLSADEIKALQGGETIKFEFGEVGADCLMIQRIVPEGLAVDADSHFTVALDLNVTDDLRRACVARELVNRIQNRRKEQNYTITDKIEVTLFSDSEMFKQAVAENEAYIMGETQAVKLTWAAAADGLEANDADGEAFSFTTVKA; from the coding sequence ATGGCAAAGTTATTCCGCGAAGTACAAAAGGAAGAAACCTTCCCGCAGATCGAAGAGCGCGTGCTCGGATTGTGGGATAAGGATGATAGCTTTAAGAAGTCTCTGGACAGCCGTCCGGAAACTGCACCCTATACTTTCTACGATGGCCCTCCGTTTGCAACTGGCCTTCCGCACTATGGTCACTTGCTGGCTGGTACCATCAAGGATATCGTTCCCCGTTACTGGACCATGAAGGGCAAGAAGGTTCCCCGCGGTTTCGGTTGGGACTGCCACGGTCTGCCTATTGAATCTCTGGTGCAGAACGAACTGGGTCTGGCTGGCGTTGCCGAAATCCAGAACCTGGGCGTAGACAAGTTTAACGAAACCTGCCGTAGCAAGGTTCTGAAGTACACCGGTGAATGGCGCAAGACGGTTCGTCGTATGGGCCGTTGGGTGGACTTCGACAAGGGCTACAAGACCATGGACAAGAACTTCATGGAATCTGTGTGGTGGGTGTTCAAGCAGTGCTTCGACAAGGGCCTCATCTATCAGGGCTACCGCATCCAGCCGTACAGCCCGGCTCTTGCAACTCCGCTTTCCAACTTCGAAACCAACCAGGGCTATAAGGACCGTCAGGACCCGTCCTTGACTCTTATCTTCCCGCTGGTTTCCGACGACGCTAAGTTTGCTGGTTCCAACATCCTGGTTTGGACCACCACTCCTTGGACTCTTCCTTCCAACTTCGCTATTGCAGTGAAGGCTGACGCCGAATACGTTTGCGTAGAACAGGACGGCAAGAAGTTCTGGGTCATGGGTACACGCGCTGGCGCTTACTTCAAGCAGCCCAACATTGTGGACAAGTGCATGGGTTCTGACCTTGCTGGTCTCAAGTACGAAGCTTTGTTCCACATTAGCGACGCTTACGCCACCGCAGAAGAACTGGCCAAGCGTTATACCATCTACGTTGCCGATTTCGTTAGCGACGAAGACGGTGCCGGTGCTGTGCATATCGCTCCTTCCTTCGGTGAAGAAGACTTCCAGCTGGGCGCATCTCTTGGCCTGGGTCTTTTTGACCCGCTGGATACCGAAGGCAAGTTCACCGACAAGGTCCCCATGTGGAAGGGACTGGGTGCAAAGGAAGCCGACAAGAGCATTATCGCTTACCTCAAGGAACAGGGCCGCGTGTTCAAGCACGAAACCTTCGTTCATAGCTACCCCCACTGCTGGCGTACCGGCGTGCCTCTGCTGTACCGCGCCCTCAAGACTTGGTTCTTGAAGATCGATGGCGAAGTTACCAATGCAGAAGGTGTCACCAAGACTTTGAAGGAATGGATGGTCGAAAACAACCAGACCGTGAACTGGGTTCCCGACCACATCAAGAGCGGCCGCTTCGGTAAGTGGATTGCCAACGCCCGCGACTGGAACCTTTCCCGTAACCGTTTCTGGGGTACCCCGATTCCTGTATGGATTGCTGACGACGGCGAAATGATCGCTGTGGGCTCCATCAAGGAATTGGCAGACCTTACTGGCGAAACTCTGGACGACTTGCACAAGCACTTCGTGGACAAGATTGTCATCAAGAAGGACGGCAAGGAATTCAAGCGTACTCCGGAAGTGTTTGACTGCTGGTTCGAATCTGGCTCCATGCCTTATGCTAGCCGCCACTATCCGTTTGAAAACAAGGAACTGGTTGAAAAGAGCTTCCCGGCTGACTTCATTGCCGAAGGCCTTGACCAGACTCGTGGTTGGTTCTACACCCTGACTGTTCTTTCTAACGCTCTGTTCCAGAAGCCTGCCTTCAAGAACGTGATCGTGAACGGTATCATCTTGGCCGAAGACGGTTCCAAGATGTCCAAGTCCAAGAAGAACTATCCGGACCCCAACGAACTTATCGAACGTACCGGCGCTGACGCTATCCGCCTGTTCCTCATTAACTCTGCTGCACTGAAGGCCGAAGACCTGCGCTTCTCTGAAGAAGGCGTGAAGGGTATCGTGAAGCAGGTGATGCTCCCGCTGTGGAACGCCGTTAGCTTCTTCGTAAGTAACCACAATGCCGACGCCGCCAAGGGCCAGCTGAACTGGAATCCGGGTGAAGTGGTGAAGTCCGAAAACGAACTGGACCGCTGGATGCTTGCAACCCTGCAGGATCTGGCCGCCAAGGTCGAAGTGGAAATGAAGGCTTACCGTTTGTACAACGTGGTGCCTGCAATCATCGCCGCTGTGGATGACCTGACCAACTGGTATGTTCGTCGTAGCCGCCGCCGTTTCTGGAAGTCTGAAAACGATGGCGACAAGAATGCAGCTTACGCTACCATGTACAAGGTGCTGGTGGACTTCAGCAAGATTCTTGCTCCGTTCCTGCCGCTCCTGGCCGAAGAAATCTACCAGATTCTCGTTCGCGAAGTGGATGCCAACGCACCTGTTAGCGTACACCTCTGCGAATTCCCCAGCGCTGACGAATCCTTGAAGGACGAAGCTCTGGTGCAGCGTATCGCAATGGTCCGCGGCATGGTGGAAATGGGCCGTGCAATCCGCGCTACGAACAACGTAAAGAACCGTATGCCAATTGCTAGCATGACTGTGGTGCCCCACGGTGCCGTAGAAAAGGATGTGGCAGAAACCATGAAGGACCTCATCCTCGAAGAACTAAACGTTCGCGAAATGAAGTTCCTGGAAGACGAAACCGTTCTGGTGAAGCTTTCTGCAAAGCCTAACTTCCTGGGTATCAAGGCCAAGGGTCCTGAATACGCCAAGAACATGAAGGTCATCTCTGCAAAGCTTAACAGCCTGAGCGCTGACGAAATCAAGGCTTTGCAGGGTGGTGAGACTATCAAGTTCGAATTTGGCGAAGTGGGTGCAGACTGCCTCATGATCCAGCGCATTGTGCCGGAAGGCCTTGCCGTGGATGCTGACAGCCACTTTACCGTTGCTCTGGACCTGAACGTCACCGACGACCTGCGCCGCGCTTGCGTCGCCCGCGAATTGGTGAACCGCATCCAGAACCGCCGTAAGGAACAGAACTACACCATCACTGACAAGATCGAAGTGACCTTGTTCTCTGACAGTGAAATGTTCAAGCAGGCAGTCGCTGAAAACGAAGCCTACATCATGGGCGAGACTCAGGCCGTTAAGCTGACCTGGGCTGCCGCCGCTGATGGCCTCGAAGCTAACGACGCTGACGGAGAGGCATTCAGCTTCACAACTGTTAAGGCATAA